From the genome of Atribacterota bacterium:
GATTCAAGTGCCACAACCGGTTTGCCTCTTTTACCTTTGCCGATTGCCTCTCTTATTTCTTCTGAAATTTCAAAATAATCCATCATTATAAAATCCTGAATATTCTTACCATTTGTTTTTTAACCATAACTTCATCAAGCTGGGGATAGACCGACTCAGGAGAATTAACCGTTAAGACTGAGATAATAAGACCTATTTGAACCGACTGGTAAAGTCTATAATTATGATATAATCCGTAGGCTATTCCAGCTACCAGTGCATCACCTGCTCCAGTACAGTCTACCATTTTTCTTCTCCTGGTATTAATAAACTCTCCCTCTGGAACCTGCACTGAATAAATATAAACACCCTGAGTGCTGTTAGTCAAGATAATGTTCTGAACACCTTTTTTCATGAGCCTTTCTATGGCTCTCTCTCGATCAGCAGAATTTTTTATTACTAGACCGGAAAGAGCACCAAGCTCACCGATGTTAGGAGTGAGATAATTAATTTTAGGTAAAATTCCTAATAATTTTCTGCTTTTTACTATTGATACTGGATCAACAATCATAGGTATGTTTTCTCTGCTACATAAAGAGGCAACATAATGAATTGCTTGGGTAGTAAGATTGGTATCCATGATAACAAGGCGGTTTTTCATTATAATCCCGGATTTGGCAATAAGATAACGGGGAGTGACCCTTTTCATAATCACAGTATCACTTACGGCAACCTGCATATTTCCCTTTTCATCCAATACAGCTATATACTTTCCGGTTGGATCCTTTTTGGACAGAATGACATCTCTGGTCTGAACATGGGCCTTTCTTAGCTTTTCCAAAATCTCTCTGCCTTCCTCATCATCACCTACTACAGTTAAAAAGTTTACCGGGATGTTTAGTAATCCCAAATAATGGGCAATATTTCTCCCAACACCGCCATGACTAATCCGTATGGTTCCGGGATTGGAAGTATCCCATTGAAGAACATTTTTAGGCTTTCCTTTTATATCAATATTGGTACCGCCGATAACCACAATGCCCTCTTTTTCTTCATCAGAAAAATTCATAATCACTTCAGAAAACTTCCTTTAATCTTAGAGTAAATCTGCATTACTATAGCGGGTGATTTTAAGAAACTCCTAATTTTTTAACCATTATCCCCTTGTAAAATCTGCTTTTCATGGTTAAATAAAAAACCAATAATTTAAGTTAAGTTGAGATACAATTCTCTTGCTCCATGTGAACTTCTAACCAGAGGCGCAGAGGCAACTCCTTTGAAACCCATCTGATAAGCCGTTTTTTTATAGAATAGAAACTGTTCCGGGGAAATATATTCCATAATAGGGTGATGCCGGCGGGAAGGTGTTAGATACTGCCCTATGGTTAACATATCACAATCTACTGATCTTAAATCATGTAAAACTTGAATTACTTCCTCTTCCCTTTCTCCCAAACCAACCATTATTCCTGATTTGGTTATTATTTCCGGGGCAATCTCCTTGCTATTGCTTAAAACAGCAAGAGAACGATGATAGTCCGCTTTTGGTCTTACCTCATTATATAAGCGGGGTACTGTTTCCATATTATGATTTAATACATCGGGAGCAGCTTGAAGTACACCAGCTAATGCTTTCCAGTCTCCAGCAAAATCCGGAATAAGCACCTCTATTAATAATTCTTCTGAAAACTGTTGTAATTTCTGAATAGTCTGAATAAATTGAAATGCTCCGCCATCCGACAAATCATCGCGAGTTACTGAGGTAATTACTACATATTTTAAACCAAGCTCTTGTACTGCCTGCATTATATGCTCCGGCTCATAAACATCAACCGGTTCAGGTTCTCCTTTCTGAACATTACAAAAAGTACAATTCCTGGTACAATATTTGCCTAAAATTAGAAAGGTAGCAGTCTTTTTGCTAAAACACTCCAGAAGATTAGGACACATGGCTTCCTGGCATACTGTATGGAGTGATAGACGATTTAGCAAGGAAATAAGCTGTTCGGTCTCTTCATTCTTTCTATATTTTATCCTTAACCAATCTGGTTTTCTGGTAATCATTCTAATAGCTCCATACTTTGAAGTAAGGTTGTTTTATCTTCCCAATAAGGCTTTAGACGAAAAACTTCTCCAAAGCATTGTATAACCTGCTTTTTCACTATGGCAATATCCTGCTTTTTATCTGTTAATTTTTTAATGGAAGTTACCCCTTTACCGGTAATACCACAGGATAATATCCATTGAAAGGCAGTTAAATCGGTGTTGACATTAAAGGCGAATCCGTGCATTGTAACTCCGGAGTGAATTGATAAACCAATAGCAGTGATTTTATCATTCCCCACCCAAACTCCGGGATATTCAGGAATAGGACCAGCTGCAATTTGATAATATTTATTGAGTAATTGAATAAAAACTTCTTCTAAAGCTCTTACTAATTCCTTAATTCCGGGTACATGATTTAGAAAGCGCATAATGGGATAACCTACAATCTGCCCGGGACCGTGATAGGTTACATCCCCACCTCGACCAATAGAGCAAACCTTTACACCCTGTTCTGCTAAAAACTCTTTTGGTGCTAGAATATTACTGCTGTTACCTCTTTTTCCTATAGTGATTACCGGTTCATGTTCCAGAAGGAGTAAAGTATCATCGATACGGTCTTCCTGTCTTAATTTAAGCAATCTTTCCTGAATTAATAATGCCTCTTCATAATCAATTAATCCTAAATCAACGATTTTTATTTTCTTTTCTCCTGATAGCTGATTCATAGTACTATCCCCACTATGTTATTATATCTTTTACTCAGTAATGCCAGGAAAATAATCTTTTTTTATCTTTTTCCCATCAACACCAAGCTCGTGCAAGGCTTCTTCTACCGACTTAACCATAACCATAGGGCCAGATATATAGAAAATTCGCTCGGCTATATCTGGAACTACCTTTTTAATTAAAGGGATGTCACAGCGCTGTGGTGAAAAAAGATAAACAATGTCTAACCTATCATACTGTTTTGCTAATCGTTCTATGGTATCCTTAAAAATAATATGATTTTCATTCTTATTACTGTAAATCAATATAATATCCTTGTTTTCTTCCCTTTTTTCCAATTCCAGGAGAATAGAATGATAGGGAGTGATGCCAATTCCACCAGCAACAAAGACTAATTTTTTATCCTCCACATTTATGGTAAAGCTCCCATCAATTTTAATAGCCTCTACTATATCTCCTGCCTCTTTGGTAAAGAGAGCCTTTTTGAAAGAACTGCTTTCTGCAAATAAATAACGGGTAGTAAGTCTAATCTTTTTTTGAAAGGGTGGCGAAGAGATGGTAAAAATACGGGTATCTCCCCTGTTATCGGGATTATCATGAGGAACCTTATAAAGAACATACTGTCCTGCTTGCCAAGAAATGGGTTCCTGTGGTTGGAGGATAAAACTGAAAACATCATCAGTTTCTCTTAGCTTTTCTTCTATTAGAAATTTCATTTTTAGCCCCTTTACTCAATATAATTAAAAGATAGTTTTTATTAGATTGATTACAATTATAACATATTAACCAATTTGAATACTATGATAATAATCAATAAGGATATAGAAATTTTAAGAAGAAAATCGGGAAGTATATTAGAAATATTTTAAACTCTATTGACGTTCATAGACTTATGTTCTGGTCTACTTAGTACGCAGTTAAACCTCCGTCAACCGGTAGAGATACCCCGGTGAGAAAGGATGACTCATCACAGGCTAAGAAAAGAGCGGCATTAACTACATCATTAACTGTTGCTAATCGTCCCAATGGAATCTCACCAAGCCTTTCTTGCAATCTTTCAGGATCTGTCAACATCTTATTTACCAGATCAGTTCTTACTGTAGAGGGGTGCAGAGAATTAATTCTGATACCTTCTTTAGCATATCTGACCGCTGTGGATTTAGTTAACAGGGTAATAGCCCCCTTAGATGCTGTATATGCTTCCGGAGTATATTTGTGTCCTACCAATCCACAAATGGAAGACATATTGATGATACTTCCACTTTTTTGTTTTCGCATTACTGGCAAGATATGCTTGGTCCCCAGAAAGACACTCCTGACATTCACCCGCATCATGGTATCCCATTCCTCAACCTCCATCTCTTCTATTGGTTTTCTTATATTAATTCCGGCATTATTTATTAAAATATCTAATTGTTGATAAGAATCTATTAGGTAAGATATCAGCTTCTTCCAATCCTTTTCTAAGGTAACATCCATGGGAAAAAATTCAGCCTTTCCGTCACTCTGTCTAATTTTATTCTCCAAATCCTTTCCGGATGAATTGTCCAAATCACATAGCAATACTAATGCTCCTTCGCGGGCAAAGCGCAAGGAAATAGCAGAACCAATTCCTCCAGCTGCTCCGGTAATAATAGCAATTTTTTTAGCTAACCTATCCATATTTATCACTTTCCTTCTTGTATCGTTTCAGCATTTATCTGAGCATGTTTTCTAGTATACTCAATTGTTCTGCGAAAACCACTGTAGGCAATTAATACAATGGCAGCCAGTAAAACTATGCCCACCGGTCTCCCTAATAGAGGTATCAGACTTCCACGGCTCTGCATCAGTGCTTGGCGGAAACTGATATCGGCCAGAGGTCCTAAGATAATCCCCAGAACCAGTGGT
Proteins encoded in this window:
- a CDS encoding FAD-dependent oxidoreductase, producing MKFLIEEKLRETDDVFSFILQPQEPISWQAGQYVLYKVPHDNPDNRGDTRIFTISSPPFQKKIRLTTRYLFAESSSFKKALFTKEAGDIVEAIKIDGSFTINVEDKKLVFVAGGIGITPYHSILLELEKREENKDIILIYSNKNENHIIFKDTIERLAKQYDRLDIVYLFSPQRCDIPLIKKVVPDIAERIFYISGPMVMVKSVEEALHELGVDGKKIKKDYFPGITE
- a CDS encoding carbohydrate kinase family protein, giving the protein MNFSDEEKEGIVVIGGTNIDIKGKPKNVLQWDTSNPGTIRISHGGVGRNIAHYLGLLNIPVNFLTVVGDDEEGREILEKLRKAHVQTRDVILSKKDPTGKYIAVLDEKGNMQVAVSDTVIMKRVTPRYLIAKSGIIMKNRLVIMDTNLTTQAIHYVASLCSRENIPMIVDPVSIVKSRKLLGILPKINYLTPNIGELGALSGLVIKNSADRERAIERLMKKGVQNIILTNSTQGVYIYSVQVPEGEFINTRRRKMVDCTGAGDALVAGIAYGLYHNYRLYQSVQIGLIISVLTVNSPESVYPQLDEVMVKKQMVRIFRIL
- the lipB gene encoding lipoyl(octanoyl) transferase LipB, coding for MNQLSGEKKIKIVDLGLIDYEEALLIQERLLKLRQEDRIDDTLLLLEHEPVITIGKRGNSSNILAPKEFLAEQGVKVCSIGRGGDVTYHGPGQIVGYPIMRFLNHVPGIKELVRALEEVFIQLLNKYYQIAAGPIPEYPGVWVGNDKITAIGLSIHSGVTMHGFAFNVNTDLTAFQWILSCGITGKGVTSIKKLTDKKQDIAIVKKQVIQCFGEVFRLKPYWEDKTTLLQSMELLE
- the lipA gene encoding lipoyl synthase; this encodes MITRKPDWLRIKYRKNEETEQLISLLNRLSLHTVCQEAMCPNLLECFSKKTATFLILGKYCTRNCTFCNVQKGEPEPVDVYEPEHIMQAVQELGLKYVVITSVTRDDLSDGGAFQFIQTIQKLQQFSEELLIEVLIPDFAGDWKALAGVLQAAPDVLNHNMETVPRLYNEVRPKADYHRSLAVLSNSKEIAPEIITKSGIMVGLGEREEEVIQVLHDLRSVDCDMLTIGQYLTPSRRHHPIMEYISPEQFLFYKKTAYQMGFKGVASAPLVRSSHGARELYLNLT
- a CDS encoding glucose 1-dehydrogenase codes for the protein MDRLAKKIAIITGAAGGIGSAISLRFAREGALVLLCDLDNSSGKDLENKIRQSDGKAEFFPMDVTLEKDWKKLISYLIDSYQQLDILINNAGINIRKPIEEMEVEEWDTMMRVNVRSVFLGTKHILPVMRKQKSGSIINMSSICGLVGHKYTPEAYTASKGAITLLTKSTAVRYAKEGIRINSLHPSTVRTDLVNKMLTDPERLQERLGEIPLGRLATVNDVVNAALFLACDESSFLTGVSLPVDGGLTAY